In a genomic window of Prochlorococcus marinus subsp. marinus str. CCMP1375:
- a CDS encoding phosphotransferase enzyme family protein, producing the protein MAYFKHHSKLELEELAYSFMPNKFKLIIQPINSGLINQTFLIVPLILCEFKPFLLQRINKEVFAKPRDIISNYLFLQHQLITKQQNVNRSKATLKIPKLLINQINNKYYTELKGNFWRAFEYIPNSITYNSLPSDSSFDNLFRALANFHYSTTDIPLGKFKITLPNFHNTSFYIAEYKKALDIFIANNDQREGIPQSVNSIFSYANDNISEGLLLEEAKSKNILSFNIIHGDPKVNNFLFESTSNDVLAIIDLDTLQDGYLIYDISDCLRSSCNLLGEESKALNDIRFDLTSFKLSLSSYFNSGFNTLNKSDIYFLPYCIRVITYELGIRFLTDYLLGDNYFKTSYKQHNLTRSKVQFKLLNSIKENWNDIVDITNNLYTSRI; encoded by the coding sequence TTGGCATATTTTAAACATCATTCAAAATTAGAATTAGAAGAATTGGCTTATTCTTTTATGCCTAATAAATTTAAGCTTATTATTCAACCAATTAACTCTGGTCTTATCAATCAGACTTTTCTTATAGTACCTTTGATTTTATGTGAATTTAAACCATTTTTATTGCAGAGAATAAATAAGGAGGTATTTGCTAAACCAAGAGATATAATTTCTAATTATTTGTTTTTACAGCATCAACTTATTACTAAACAACAAAATGTAAATAGAAGCAAAGCAACTTTAAAGATCCCTAAATTATTAATAAACCAAATCAATAATAAATATTATACAGAACTTAAAGGAAATTTCTGGCGAGCTTTTGAATATATTCCTAATTCTATAACTTATAATTCATTACCTTCTGATTCTTCATTTGATAATCTTTTTAGAGCCCTAGCAAACTTTCATTATTCAACTACAGATATACCTTTAGGCAAATTTAAGATTACATTACCAAATTTCCATAATACTTCTTTTTATATCGCAGAATATAAAAAAGCATTAGACATATTTATTGCCAATAATGATCAAAGGGAAGGTATTCCGCAGTCTGTAAATTCTATTTTTTCATATGCCAACGACAATATTTCGGAAGGGCTTCTTTTGGAAGAGGCAAAATCAAAAAATATACTTTCCTTTAATATAATTCATGGTGACCCTAAAGTTAATAATTTCCTTTTTGAATCTACAAGCAATGATGTTTTAGCTATAATCGATTTAGATACATTGCAGGATGGTTATTTAATATATGATATATCGGATTGTCTTCGTTCCTCCTGCAATTTATTAGGAGAGGAATCTAAAGCATTGAATGATATAAGATTTGATTTGACCTCTTTTAAATTATCACTCTCATCTTATTTTAATTCAGGGTTTAATACTCTTAACAAATCAGACATTTACTTTCTTCCTTATTGTATTAGGGTTATTACATATGAGTTAGGAATTAGATTCCTAACAGATTATCTTTTAGGCGACAATTACTTTAAAACTTCTTATAAACAGCATAATCTTACCAGATCAAAAGTACAGTTTAAACTATTAAATAGTATAAAGGAAAACTGGAATGACATAGTCGATATAACCAATAATCTTTATACCTCTAGAATATAA
- a CDS encoding O-acetylhomoserine aminocarboxypropyltransferase/cysteine synthase family protein, translating into MTSHRFETLQLHAGQEPDPSTNSRAVPIYQTSSYVFNDAEHGANLFGLKEFGNIYTRLMNPTTDVFEKRVAALEGGVAALATASGQSAQFLAVSNCMQAGDNFVSTSFLYGGTYNQFKVQFPRLGINVKFADGDHIDSFASQIDSQTKAIYIESMGNPRFNIPDFSALSDLAKANKIPLIVDNTLGAAGALIRPLEHGADIVVQSATKWIGGHGTSLGGVIVDGGTFDWGNGKFPLMSQPSAAYHGLIHWDAFGFGSDICKMLGVPDNRNIAFALRARLECLRDWGPALSPFNSFLLLQGLETLSLRIERHCFNASELAKWLKSHPKIASVNFPGLPEDPYHKRAKQYLSGRGMGCMLMFSLKGGFDDAVSFINALKLSSHLANVGDSKTLVIHPASTTHQQLSEDEQKSAGVSPTMVRVSVGLEHIDDIKSDFEQALDQIT; encoded by the coding sequence TTGACTTCTCATCGCTTCGAAACTCTGCAATTACATGCTGGTCAAGAACCTGACCCTTCAACTAATTCAAGAGCTGTACCCATATATCAGACAAGTTCATATGTCTTCAACGATGCAGAGCATGGTGCGAATTTATTTGGTTTAAAGGAGTTTGGGAATATTTACACAAGGTTAATGAATCCCACTACAGATGTCTTCGAGAAAAGAGTTGCAGCTCTAGAAGGTGGTGTAGCAGCGCTAGCTACTGCTTCAGGCCAGTCAGCTCAGTTCCTTGCAGTTTCAAATTGTATGCAAGCTGGAGATAATTTTGTTTCTACTTCGTTCCTTTATGGTGGTACTTATAATCAATTTAAAGTTCAATTCCCTCGATTAGGAATTAATGTCAAATTTGCAGATGGTGATCATATTGATAGCTTTGCTTCTCAAATAGATTCTCAGACAAAGGCTATTTATATTGAATCAATGGGTAACCCTAGATTCAATATTCCAGATTTCTCAGCCCTTTCTGATTTAGCAAAAGCAAATAAGATCCCTTTAATTGTAGATAATACATTGGGTGCAGCTGGTGCTTTAATTAGACCATTGGAGCATGGTGCTGACATAGTTGTTCAAAGTGCTACTAAATGGATAGGCGGACATGGAACAAGCTTGGGGGGTGTAATTGTTGATGGAGGAACCTTTGATTGGGGAAATGGTAAATTTCCTTTAATGTCTCAACCAAGTGCGGCATATCATGGATTAATTCATTGGGATGCTTTTGGATTTGGTAGTGATATTTGTAAAATGCTTGGGGTTCCAGATAATCGAAACATTGCATTTGCTTTAAGGGCACGTCTTGAATGTTTAAGAGATTGGGGACCTGCTTTAAGCCCTTTCAATTCCTTTTTATTACTCCAAGGATTAGAAACATTAAGTTTAAGAATTGAGCGACATTGTTTTAATGCATCAGAGCTAGCAAAGTGGCTCAAAAGTCATCCAAAGATTGCAAGTGTTAACTTCCCTGGTTTACCAGAGGATCCATATCACAAAAGGGCTAAACAATATCTTTCGGGAAGAGGTATGGGGTGTATGTTGATGTTTTCATTAAAAGGTGGGTTTGATGATGCTGTCTCTTTTATTAATGCGTTAAAATTATCAAGTCATCTAGCTAATGTTGGAGATTCTAAAACACTGGTCATTCATCCAGCATCTACAACGCATCAACAACTTTCTGAAGACGAACAAAAATCTGCGGGTGTATCACCTACAATGGTAAGAGTTTCAGTTGGCCTAGAACATATTGATGATATCAAGTCAGATTTTGAACAAGCTTTAGATCAAATTACTTAG